The DNA region CACCCGCTTCGCGCCGCTGCCCACCGTGCAGGGGGACGCGGGGCTGCTCGCGCAGGTGTTCTCCAACCTGCTCGGCAACGCGCTGAAGTACACCCGGACCCGCGAGCGGGCGGAGATCGAGGTTTTGAGCGAGGTGCAGGGCCAGGAACTCACCCTCACGGTGCGGGACAACGGGGTGGGCTTCGATCCCCGCTACACGGATAAACTGTTCGGCGTGTTCCAACGCCTGCACCGCGCCGAGGAGTTCGAGGGGACCGGGATCGGCCTCGCCAACGTCCGCCGCATCGTCACCCGCCACGGGGGCCGGGTCCACGCCGAAGGGATGCCCGGCGAGGGCGCAGCCTTCCACGTCACCCTGCCGCTGGAGGCCCCCGCCCCGGCCCCCGAACTGGACCGCGCGCCATGACCGGTTCCGCCACCGACCGCTCGCTGCCCGTTCCCGGCCAGCCGCTCAGACTCCTCCACCTGGAGGACAACGAACTCGACCATGAACTCGTGATCCTGCACCTGGAGGGCGACCTCCCCTGGCCCGTGGAGGTCGAGCGGGTCGAGGACGAGCCGGGCTTCCTGGCGGCGCTCAGGACTCACCGCCCGCACCTGGTGCTCAGCGACTACGCCCTGCCGAGCTACGACGGCCTGAGCGCCTTCCACGCCGCGTACGCCTTCGACCCCCACCTGCCCTTCATCATCGTGACGGGCGCGATGGGCGAGGAGGTCGCGGTGGACACCCTGCGCCAGGGGGTCACCGACTACATCCTCAAGCAGCGGCTGGAGCGGCTGGCCCCCAGTGTCAAGCGCGCCATCGCCGAAGCCGACGCCCGCGAGCGCCGGGAGCGCGCCGAGCAGGAGGTTCGCGAACTCAACCTCTCGCTGCAAGCCCGCCTGGAGGAGGTCGAGCGGCTGCGCCGTATAGCCGAGGGCCAGCGCCAGCGCCTGGAAACCCAGGCCCGGCAACTGGAGGAGGCGCTCAACCTCCAGAAGACCTTCCTCGCCGAGACGAGCCACGAGCTGCGCACGCCCCTCACCGCGCTGCTGGGCTACCTGCGCCGCGCCGAGCGCGAGGCGGGCGGCTCTCAGACCCTGAGTGACGCCCAGCGGGTCGCCGAGAACATGACCCGATTGGTCAACGACCTGCTGCAACTCTCGCGCGGCGAACTGGTGCAGGGGATCGAGATGCACTTCATCAACGTGGGCAACATCGTCCGTCAGGTCGGGCGCGACTACGGGGTCAAGGCCACGGCGCCCGACGCGGAGATCGTGGGCGACCCGGGGCGGCTCACCCAGGTCTTCGTGAACCTCGTCAGCAACGCGATCCGGGTCTGCGGCAGCCCGGGGCTCGTCCACATCGAGGCGGACCGCCGGGGGGACCACGTCCAGATCTGCGTGGTGGACCACGGGCCCGGCATTCCCGACCACATCAAGCCGCGCATCTTCGACAAGTTCTACCGGGGCAAGGAGGCGGGCTCGGCGGGGCTGGGCCTCACCATCGCCCAGCAGGTCACCCACGCCCACGGCGGCACCATCGACGTGCTCGACACGCCGGGCGGCGGCGCCACCTTCCGCGTCAACCTGCCCCTTCCCGACGAGGACGAGGACGAGGACGACCTGGGCGACTTCCAGGCGGTGGGGGCGGACGACCTGGGAGCGTGAGGGGGCGGGCCGCGCACCTTCCGCACTCGCGCTAGCCTGTCCGCATGGCCGACTCCCTGAAAAAGACCATGCACGTCACCTGGCTCGGCGAGCAACGCTACGTCGGCGTCAGCGAGAGCGGGCACCAGCTTCTGATCGACAACAGCCCCGTCAAGGTGGGCGTCTCCCCGATGGAGGCGCTGCTCGGGGCACTGGCGACCTGCACCGCCTACGACATCGTCGAGATCATGAAAAAGCGCCGCACGCCCCTGACCGCCTACCGCATCGAGGTCGAGGGCGAGCGCGCCGAGACGGCGCCGAAGCGGTACACCCGCATCACCGTGCGCCACGTCGCCAGCGGCGAGGGCCTGACCGAGGACGCGCTCAGCAAAGCCGCGCACCTCAGCCACGAGAAATACTGCTCGGTGGCGGCGACCCTGAACAGCGAGATCACGCTGGAGACGCGGGTGGAGTAGGAGAAGGAGGGTTGTTGTCCCCCGTGGGTGGGGTGGGGAGTGGCCGGTTTGCCCCCCTCCCAACCTCCCCCACAAGGGGGGAGGGGCAATAAGAAGACCCCGGCGGCATCTGTGCGTTGTTAAAGACAGGGAAGCTCGCCTCTTCCGGGTCACGGCAGAGGGCGTTTTCTCAGCGTAGAGGCGAGCTATTCCTCACACGGCCCTATGTTTTTAACTCCTCCCCCCTTGTGGGGGAGGTTGGGAGGGGGGAATAAACGCAACCGCCCCCCAGCGCCCCCAACCGCCCTATTCCTCCTCCTGTGCCGCCTTCGCCTTCTGCGCCGCCTCCCGCTGGGCCCGAATCTTGTAGACCTTGTGCATCTGGTCCAGCTCGCCCGTGCACGGCTGCTGGGCGCTCAACGGCAGCGCGCTCCCCCGCTCGTCGAGCTTGATGCACCAGCGCGCGGCGAACATCTTCTTGGCGGCCTTGAGGGCCGGGCCCGACCCCTCTCCCCCGTTCTGGAAGAAGGTGACGACGGCGAAGTTGGGGTTATTCAGCGGCCCGTAGCCCTCGTACCAGGCGTGGGTGTAGGCGTAGTTGTAGCGCCGGGACAGGCCGTTTTCCGCCGTGCCCGTCTTGCCGCCCGTGCGGACGGGGAAGAGCAGCGGGCCGACCTCGTGGCGGGCGGTGCCGGTGCGGATGCTCGTCACCCAGGACATGCCCTCCTTGACGAATTTGAAAATTTCGGTGTTGCCGCCTCTCACCACGCTGACGGCGGGCTTGCGGGGCACCGGCTCGTCTCCCACGGCCTTGAGGACCGTGAGCGGACGCTTCATCCCGTCGTTGATGATCGTGGACATCACCGAGATGAGCTGGGCGGGCGTGACGAGCACGTCCCCCTGGCCGATGCTCATGTTCAGGCCCGAGCCCTCGTACCAGGGGTGCTCGGTCGTGGTGTAGTCGTCCCGGTCGGGCACGTCGCCCAGCTTCTCGCCCACGAGTTCGAGGCCGGTGGGCGAGCGGAAGCCGAGTTCGGTGGCGCGGGCCTTGAGCTGCCGGGAGTACGCGGTCGGGCCCGCCTTCACCGCCGAGGTGTAAAACCACGGGTTGCACGAGAAAGCGATGGCCTTGCGCCCGTCCACCGGCCCCAGGCTGTACGAGGCCCAGTTGCGGAAGGCCGCCCGCCCGAAGTAGTACACCGGGGCGCAGTTCGTGGTGAAGTTGCCCCACTTCTCGACGAAGGCGATGGTCGAGGCGAGCTTGAACACGCTCCCGGGGTTGTACGCCTGGACCACCCGGTTGCTCGTCACGGCATCGAGCGCCGCGTCCTTGCGGCCCGGGTCCACCGCCCAGCGTTTGGCCGCCGGGTCGGGGCCGGGCACCCGCGAGAACCAGTTGGGGTCGAAGGTGGGGCTGCTCGCCATCGCCAGCACCTCGTTCGTGCGGGGGTCGATGGCGATGACGGCCCCCCGCGCGTAGGGGTCGGGGCGGCCCCCGTGCAGCGAGCGGCCCCGGTTCACGTCGGCCAGCCCCTCGCGCAGCACGGATTCGGCGGCCTGCTGGAGGGTGCTGTCGATGGTGAGGGTCACGTCCTGCCCCTGGCGCCCGGGGTCGATCACCCGCTCGGTGAGGGGCCGCCCGTTCGCCGTCACCTCGCGGCGGCGCAGGCCGTTCACGCCCGCCAGCACCCGCTGCTGGCTGTACTCCAGCCCGGAGACGCCCACCATGTCCCCGACCGTGTAGCCCTCCTCCTCGACCTGGCGTTTGTTCGCCTCCAGCACGTACCCCAGGAGGTGCGCGGCCATCTTGCCCTCGGGGTAGACGCGTTCCACCCGCTCGCGCAGTTCCAGGCTGGGCACGAGGACCGTGTACTCGTACAGGGCGGCGAGTCGGTCCTGCGGGATGTTGCGGGCGAGGACCGTCTCGGTTTCCTTTTCCGGGTCGGGCTCGCGCGGCTGACCGTTCACGAGGTCGCCCGGCTTGACTCCGGCGATGGCCTGAATCCGGTCCCAGGCGGGAATAGCCTCCTTCGAATCCTCCGGGTGGCGGCGCCCCGTGTACACCAGATCGACCGCGAGGCGGTTGGTGGCGAGGAGCACCCCGTCCCGCGTGCGAATCTCGCCGCGCAGGGCCCGCACCACCTCGTCGCGCTGGAAGTTGCTCGCCGACTGGACCGCGTACTGGTCGTGCTGCAAGACCTGAAGCTGGAAGAGCCGCCCGCCGAGCACCGCCAGCCCCAGGCTGAAGCCCAGCGCCATCAGCCGGACGGGCAGAGCCCCGGCGGCCGAGGGCTCGCCCGTCCGGCGGCGTCCCCCCGCCCGGCGCCGCAGCCGCGAGCGGCGGTCGAGGGCGTTCCCGGCGCGGCTCATCCGAGCCCCCGCTGTGACCCCGCGCGCGGTCCCAGCCCCCAGCTCACCACGCGCTCCCACAGGGGATAGGCGATCAAGGTCGTCAGGAAGGCGAGGGGCACCGTGCGAATCAGGGTTTCCACCGTCACGAGATTGGACCGCAGCCAGTAGGTCAGGATCAGGAAGGCGAGCCACTGCCCCACCGTGGCGGCGAGCACCGTCACCGCCGCCTGAATCGCCCCCGAGCCCGCGACGAGGCGCCGGACCGCCAGCACGAGGAGCACCCCGCCCGCCACCCCCGCCGCGTGCAGGCCGAGGGCTCCCCCGCCGAGCACGTCCTGGGCGAGCCCCACCCCGTAGGCGGCCAGGAGCGCCGCCTGGGGACGCAGCCGCCACACCAGCGCCACGCCCGTCAGCAGGAAGAGGTTGGGGGGCGGCACGGGCGAACCGCCCAGCAGCCGGGAGAGGGCGCCCTGCACGACGACCAGGAGGAGCGCGTAGAGGACGTACAGCACCGGGCGGCCCGGGCGGCCGACGGAGACGGAGGGCAGACGGGCGCGGGTCACAGCCCCTCCAGCAGGGTCACGTCCTCGACCGCGCCCACATCCACGGCGGGCCTGACGATCACCGTGCGGTTCACGTCGTTGGGCCCCAGGGGCAGCACCCGCTCGACGGTGCCCACCCGGATGCCCACCGGGTACACGCCGCCCAGGCTGCTCGTGACGAGCACGTCCCCCGGCTTCACGGGCACGCTGCGCGAGAACTGGGCGCGCAGGCGGTCGGGCGGCAATCCCACGGCGAGGCCCCGCCCGCCCCGGCTTCCCTCCAGCGTCACGCCGACGCTGCTCTCGGGGTCCACGAGGCCGATCACCGTCGCCCGGTTCCCGCTCACGCCGACGACCTGCCCGACGAGCCCGGCGGGGACGATCACGGGCATCCGCACCCGCACCCCGTCCCCGCTGCCCCGGTTGAGGGTCAGGCGGGCGAGCAGCGGGCTGGGGTCCACCGCCACGACCTGCGCGAGGCCGACTGCGTTGGGCGCCAGAGTCGAGCGAATCTGCACGACCTGCCGCAGCCGGGCCACCTCGCGGGCGAGGAGTTCGTTGCGCTGGGTGAGGGCGTCGTTCTGGCGCCGGAGCGACTGGACCTCGCCCGCCAGGTTCCGTTCCTGCACCACGTTCGTGTAGGCGCGGCGCACGTTGTCGGTGACGGCGAGCACGACCCGGGTGATCGGCGCCGTCGCCGCACTCAGCGCCGTGGGCGCGACGACCTGGAAGCGGGTGGCGACCATGCTCACGAGCAGGAGCGCCGCGTACAGCAGCAGCAGTTCCCTGAATCCCCTCACAGCGCCCCGCGCACCTCTCTCACCCCTGCGGCCTCCCCCCACACCGTCACGCCCACCCCGCGCAGGAGGCGGATCACCAGCCCCAGCGGAAAGCCCACCACGTTCGAGTAGTCCCCCTCGATCCGGGCCACGAGCGCCATCCCGAGTCCCTGGATGCCGTACCCGCCCGCCTTGTCGAGCCCCTCCCCGGTGCGGGCGTAGTGATTGATTTCGGCGTCGGTGAGTTCGCGGAAGGTCACGTCCGTGCGCTCGACCCCGCCCGCCGTTCCGCTGGGGGAAACGACCGTAACTCCGGTGTAGACCTGATGGGTGCGGCCCGAGAGGTGACGGAGGAAGGCCCGGTTCTCCGCCTCGTCCACAGGCTTTCCGAGCAGGGCGCCGTCTGCCGCGACGACGGTGTCGGCGGCGATGATCACCGAGCCGGGATACTCCCGCGCGACGGAGGCCGCCTTGAGGGCCGCGAGGTCCCCCGCCAGCCGCGCCGGGTCCGTCTCTGGGCTGCTCTCGTCCGCGCCGCTCACGACGACCCGGAACGGCACGCCGAGGTTCGAGAGGAGTTCGCGCCGCCGGGGGCTGCCCGAGGCGAGGATCACGTCGGGTGTCACGCTAGTACCCCGCCCCCGTCCGCTCGCCTGCCACCAGGGCCACGCCGCCCGAGGTGCCCAGCCGGGTCGCGCCCGCCTCGATCATCAAGCGCGCGTCCTCGGGGGTGCGGACGCCGCCCGCCGCCTTGATGCCCGCCCGCCCCGCGATCACCTCGGCCATCAGCCGCACGTCCTCCACGGTCGCGCCCCCCGTCCCGAAGCCCGTCGAGGTCTTCACGAGGTCGGCCCCGCCCAGGACCGCCGCCTCGGTCGCCGCGCGCTTCTGCTCGTCGTCGAGGTAGCAGGTCTCGATGATGACCTTGAGCACCGAGTCGGGAATCGCCCGCCGCACCGCCCGCACGTCGGCCTCCACCGCGTCCCAGTCGCCTTCCAGCGCCGCGCCGATGTGGATCACCATGTCCACCTCGTCCGCGCCCGCCTCCACGCTGAGCCGCGCCTCCACCGCCTTCTGTTCGCTGAGGGTCGCGCCCAGGGGAAAACCGCACACGGTCGCCACCTTCACGCCGGAGCCCTCCAGCTCGGCGGCGGCGAGGGGGACGTAGACCGGGTTCACGCACACGGCGTAGAACCCATGCTCGCGCGCCTCGGCGCACAGGAGGCGGATGTCGGCGGGTGTGGCGGTCGCCTTGAGAAGCGTGTGGTCGATGTAGGGGGCGAGCTTCACGCGCTCAGAATACGCGCTGGGGGCTAAGAAACGTAAACGAGACTTCACACGGCAAGCTCAACCTGAACGGCCCGGCCCGACCTTCCGCTACCCTCTGGATATGACCCAGGCTGCTCCCCCCCTCACCCCCGGCGAGCTCTTCCCCAGCTTCGTCCTGCCCGACGCCGACGGGCGCACCCACCGCCTCGGCGACTACGCGGGCCGTTACGTGGTGCTCTACGCCTATCCCAAGGACGACACTCCAGGCTGCACGAAGGAGGCGTGCGACTTCCGCGACAGCGCCCTGCTCAAAGCCCACGGGGCCGTCATCCTGGGCGTGAGCCGCGACGACGCGGGGAGCCACCGCGCCTTCGGGGAGAAGTACGGCCTGCCCTTCCCCCTGCTGACCGACGAGGACGCCGCCTTTCTGAAGCTGGTGGGCGCCTACGGCCCGAAAAACAGCTTCGGGAAGGTGACCGAGGGCGTGCGGCGGGCCACCTTCCTGATCGGCCCGGACGGGCGCGTGGTGCAGGTCTGGCCCGCCGTGCAGGTCGAGGGCCACGCCGACGCGGTTGCCGCCGCCATCGACGCCGACCGGCAGGGGCGCGATGCCTGATCTGGAGGCGCTGAAGGAGCAGGCCGCCGTCCCCGCCGCCCTGCTCGTCGAGAGCGGGATGCGGGTGGGCCTGGGCACGGGCAGCACCGCGAAGTACGCGATCCTCGAACTCGGGCGGCGGCTCGCGGCGGGAGAGGTGCGGGGCGTCGTGGGCGTGGCGACGAGCGACGCCTCGGAGGCGCTGGCCCGCGACCTCGGCATCCCGGTCGAGCCCCTCGACCCCCGGCCCCTCGACCTCGCCATCGACGGGGCGGACGAGATCGACCCGGGCCTCAACCTGATCAAGGGGCTGGGCGGCGCCCTGCTGCGTGAGAAGCTGACCGAGGTGCAGGCGCGGCGGCTGGTCATCATTGCCGACCACACCAAGGTCGTCTCGCGGCTGGGGGAGAAGGCGCCCCTGCCCGTCGAGATCGCGCGCTTCGGCTTCCTCTCGACCATCGAGCGGCTGCGGGCCCTGGGGCTGGGCGGGCGGCTGCGGCAACCCGGGGCCCAGCCTTTTGTGACCGACAACGGCAACTACATCTTCGACGCGGCGCTCCCGCAAGCTTTCGACCCCGCCACGCTGGAGCGGCAGGTCAAGGGGACACTGGGTGTGGTGGAGACGGGCTTTTTCCTGGGGATGGCGGAATTGGCCTTCGTCGCCTCGCCGGAGGGGGTGCGGGAGGTGCGTGGGCGTTGAGGGGTGAGGCTTGAGCCGCTTGCGGGGACCCGCGCGGCGGCGTCACCTCTGGCTGGGGGCCTTCCTTTTCGCCGCCCTGCTCGCCGCCTTCGCCATCAACTCGCCCGCCGCCCTGCGGCTGCTCTACCCCCGAGCCGTCGCCGAGGTCGCCGCGCTGCCCCCCGCTCCCGGCTACCGCGCTGGGCAGCGGGTGCTGCTGGTGAGCCCCCACCCCGACGACGAGTCGCTGTGCTGCGCGGGCAACCTCCGGCAGGCTCTCGCCGCCGGGGCGCAGGTCTACATCGTGTGGCTCACGAACGGCGACGGCTTCGAGCTGGACGCGGCCCTGCTCGAACGCACGCCCAGGCCGAGGGGCCGCGCCGCCCAGTCGCTCGGCACCGTCCGCATCGGCGAGGCCACCCGTGCCGCCGCCGTGCTGGGGGTGCCCGCCAGCCACCTGTTCTTCCTCGGCTACCCCGACGGCGCCCTGCTGCGGATGCTGCGGGCCAACTCCACCACACCCACCGTCTCCCCCCACACCGGGGCGACCCGGGTGCCCTACCCGCAGGCCCTTTCCCCCGGCGCCCCCTACACCGCCGCCAGCCTCCGGCGCGACCTGACCACCGTCCTCGACGGGGTGCGGCCCGACGTGGTGCTGCTGCCCTCCACCCACGACTTCCACCGCGACCACCGGGCGACCAGCCTGGTCACGGCCCAGCTCCTCGCGGCACGCGGCCAGACAAACCGCGCACGCCTCTGGATCGTCCACGGCGGCGCCGAGTGGCCCGTTCCCAAGGGCCTGCACGAGGGCTTCCCCCTCCTGATTCCCCCGCGCGGGCGCCACCTTGCCTGGACGCGCCTGGACCTCACCGCCGCACAGCAGGACACCAAGCTCCGCGCCCTCCAGGCCCACGCCAGCCAGATGGAGGTGATGCCGCGCTTCCTGAAGGCCTTTGTGCGCGAGAACGAACTGATCACGCTGCCGGAGGCGGGGAGGTAGGGGGAGGGGTCGAGGTTGCTGTGCAGGTGCAGGCCAAGCAGAGTTGGCGGGCGGAAGGTGGGGTTAGGGAGGGGAGTCGCGGGCGGGCACCCCCTCCCAACCTCCCCCCTCAAGGGGGAGGAGCAAAAAGAGCCGAAGCCTTCGCGCTTCTTAAAACGCGGACCCCGACGCCCTACAGGAGCACGCCGCATCAACGCTCCTGGCCCACGACCACGTCGGCTCGCGCAGCGAGACGGTGGGCCCGCAGACAGGACGCGACAAGATCACACCTTGCGTTCAGAAGAACCCGACCCCCCGCGCTGCCCGTGTCTCCTTGCCGAGCGCAGCGACAAGCTCCCCCTGCCCCCCTGGGGGTAGGGGGCAGGGGGGTGGGGGTAACTGGAGCAAGACACCCTGCCCCACGAAACAACGAACCTCACCCCTCCAGCCGCCGAAGCTGTTCCTCCAGCACCCCCGCCTCCCGCGTCGGCAGGTCGCACGCGTGCCCCACGCACACATAGGCTGTCCCCCCCCCGGGTCGCCCCTCCAACACCGGCAACCCCTCCCCGCGCTCGGCAGGCGCCAGCGCCGCGAAGGGCAGCGGATGCCGGGCGACCACCCTCTCCAGCGGCGCCCGCTCGCCCGCCGCCCCGATCAGCGCCACCTCGACGTGCGGCGCCCCCAGGAAGGCGGCGGCCTGCCAGAGCCCACCGAAGCCCCCCGCAGCGGCCAGCATGTCGCTCCGGTACGTCAGCACCGTCGCTCGCGCCAGCCGCTCGGCCTCCTCGTCCCCGAAGTAGCGCCCCACCCGCAGCCCGAGGAGCGCGGCGGCGGCGTTGTCGCTCAGGACGGCGGAGTCGAACCCCTGCGCCTGCCGGGTGAGCAGCGTCTCGGCCCGGCCCCCCGTCGAGCGGAAGAGGCCCGCCTCCTCGTCCCAGAAGTCGCGGCGCAGGGTCTCCCACAGCTCCCGCGCCCAGTTCAGGTGCGCGAGGTCACCGCCCGCCTGGTACAGCGCAATCAGGCCCAGGGCGTACAGCGCGTGATCTTCCAGCAACCCCTCGACCCGCGCCACCCCGTCCTTGAAGGTATGGGAGAGGGTGCCGTCTTCGAGCCGCAGCCTCTCCCACACGAAATCCGCGTTGCGGCGGGCTAGCTCCAGGTAGTGCGCCTCTCCAAGAATTCGCCCTGCGTCCGCGAAAGCCGCGAGCGCCAGGCCGTTCCAGGAGGTGAGCACTTTGGTATCCGTGCCGGGCTGGGGCCGGGCCTGCCGCGTGGCGAGCAGGCGGGCGCGGGCGGCGTCTAGCCGGACGGTGAGGCTTTCCTCGGACTCCCCCAGATCACGGGCCAGCGTGCTGACAGGCGTGGGCACGTGCAGGACGCTCCGCCGCCCCACCTCCGGGCGGTGGGGGTCCTCGAAGTTGCCCCCCTCGGTCACCCCGTACACGCGCAGCACGAGGTCGGTATCCGGCCCCTCGCCCAACACCTCCCGAATCTCGGTGGGCGTCCAGGTAAAGGTCAGGCCCTCGACCCCCTGGGTGTCCGCGTCCTGGGCGGAGTAGAACCCTCCCTCGGGCGACAGCATCTCCCGTTCCAGGTAGGCCAGGGTCTCACGGGCCAGCCGGGCGAACTCCTCGTCCTCGGTGTACTGGTAGGCGCGCAGGAGGGTCCGGGTGAGCTGCGCGTTGTCGTAGAGCATCTTCTCGAAGTGGGGGACCAGCCAGCGGTCGTCCACGGAGTAGCGGTGGAAACCGCCGCCGAGCTGGTCGTAGATGCCGCCCCGGCCCATCATCCGCAGGGTGTGGAGGGCCATGTCGCGCCCACCCGGCTGGGTGAGCAGGAAGTCGAGGGTGGTCGGCGCGGGGAACTTGGGCGCCCGGCCGAAGCCCCCCCAGTCGGCGTCGAACACGCGGCGGAGGTTCGCCACACCCCGGCGCAGGAAGTCGGCGGGGAGGTCGGCCTCCCCCTGACCTGGGCGGGGGCGACTCGCCTCACGGACATGTTCGGTGAGGGCCTGGGCGTTGCTCAGCAGCCCCTCGCGGCCCTCGCGCCAGGTGTGGGCGACGCTGGCGAGGAGACGGCGGAAGCCGGGCATTCCGTAACGGTCCACGGGCGGGAAGTAGGTGCCCGCGTAGAAGGGCTCGCCGTCCGGGGTCAGGAAGACCGTCATCGGCCAGCCGCCCTGCCCGGTGAGGGCCTGGGTCGCCGTCATGTACACCGCGTCCACGTCGGGGCGCTCCTCGCGGTCCACCTTGATGTTGACGAAGTGCTCGTTCATGAACTCGGCGGTCTGCGCGTCCTCGAAGCTCTCGTGGGCCATGACGTGACACCAGTGGCAGGTGGAGTAGCCGATGGAAAGCAGCACGGGCACGTCCCGGCGCCGCGCCTCGGCGAGGGCTTCGGGGCCCCACGGCCACCAGTCCACCGGGTTGTCGGCGTGCTGGAGGAGGTACGGGCTGGACTCCTGGGCGAGTCGGTTCATGGGGGCAGGCTAGCGGGGCCCGGGGGCCGCGTGTCACGGTCAAGTCTCAAAAAGGCGTGGAATAGACCACACATCCGGCTCATGGCGCCCGCGCGGCACAATGTCGTCGTATGGCCCAGCTCGACGCACAGACGGACCCCGCGACCGGCCCCATCGAGCAGCCTGTGCGCGTCCGCGCTGGCTTTTCCCTGACCTTCGACGTCAAGTACCCCACGCCCATGCTCTTCGTCGTGCAGCCCAAAGACCGCCTGGGGGCCACCGGGACCCGCCAGCGCCTCCTCGACGAGCGGCCCCTGGGAGAGGCCCGGGGCATCCACACCTACACCGATCTGCACGGCAACCTGATCTGGCGCACGCTCGCCCAGCCGGGTCAGGTCGTGGTCGGGCACGACCTGATCGCGGAGGTGACCCGCCACCCCGACCCGGTGCTGCCCGGTCTCCGCAAGCACCTCGTCGAGGACCTGCCCGACGAGACCATCACCTACCTCCTGCCGAGCCGCTACGTGGACAGCGACCTGATCAGCGGCGAGGCGTGGGAGCGTTTCGGGCACGTCCAGGGGGGCTGGGCGCAGGTGCAGGCGATCTGCGACTTCCTGCAAGACGAGTGCGTGTACGGGTATGGCAGCAACTCGACCACGACCGCCAAGCAGGCCTTCGACAGCAAGCGCGCGGTGTGCCGCGACTTCGCGCACATGGGCGTCGCCTTCTGCCGGGCGCTGAACATCCCCGCCCGCTACGTCTGCGGCTACCTCCCCGACATCGAGTTCGACTCCGGCGACGTGCCGATGGACTTCCACGCCTGGTTCGAGGCGTTCCTCGACGGGCAGTGGCGCACCTTCGACGCCCGGCACAACAAGCCGCGCATCGGCCGGGTGCTGATCGCCCAGGGCCGCGACGCCAGCGACGTGGCCTTCACCACCACCTTCGGCAACGCCCGCCTCACGCGCATGACAGTCTGGGCCGACGAGGCCCGCCCCGGCGAGACGCTCGACGACGAGCCCGCGCCGCGCGGTGTCTGAGGTGGGCGGGGACGCTCCTCAGCCCCCGCGCAGGCCCGAGAGCAGCCGCTCCACGTCCTCGACCGTCGTGTAGTGGGCGATGCTGGCCCGCACCACCCCCTCCGGGTAGAGCCCCAGGTCCCTGAGGGGCTGCACGGCGTAGAAGTGCCCCGCCGCCACGTCCACCCCCTGCCGGGTGAGACGGTCGGCGGTCTCCGGGGGCGCCTCCCCCTCCACCCGGAAGGCGACGGCCCCCATCCGTCCTTCCATCGTCCGGGGCCCGTAGACCGTCACGCCGGGGGTGTCCAGCAGCCCGCCCAGCAGCCGCCCCGCCACGGGCCGCTCCAGTTCCCCGATGCGGGCCGAGGCCGTCTCCAGCGCCGCTCGGGTCAGCGCCTCTCCCCCACCGAGTTCGCGTAGGTAGTCGAGGGTGCCCAGCCACCCGGCGAGCAGCTCGAACTGCGGCGTGCCGTACTCCAGGCCGGTGATGTCGCCCTCGGGAACGAAGCTCAGGCGGGGCCAGGGCAGCGTGGGGCGCAACTCCGGGTTCACCCACAGGGCGCCGAGGTGCGGTCCCCAGACCTTGTAGGGGCTGAAGGTCACGAAGT from Deinococcus aetherius includes:
- a CDS encoding ATP-binding response regulator is translated as MTGSATDRSLPVPGQPLRLLHLEDNELDHELVILHLEGDLPWPVEVERVEDEPGFLAALRTHRPHLVLSDYALPSYDGLSAFHAAYAFDPHLPFIIVTGAMGEEVAVDTLRQGVTDYILKQRLERLAPSVKRAIAEADARERRERAEQEVRELNLSLQARLEEVERLRRIAEGQRQRLETQARQLEEALNLQKTFLAETSHELRTPLTALLGYLRRAEREAGGSQTLSDAQRVAENMTRLVNDLLQLSRGELVQGIEMHFINVGNIVRQVGRDYGVKATAPDAEIVGDPGRLTQVFVNLVSNAIRVCGSPGLVHIEADRRGDHVQICVVDHGPGIPDHIKPRIFDKFYRGKEAGSAGLGLTIAQQVTHAHGGTIDVLDTPGGGATFRVNLPLPDEDEDEDDLGDFQAVGADDLGA
- the deoC gene encoding deoxyribose-phosphate aldolase, whose amino-acid sequence is MKLAPYIDHTLLKATATPADIRLLCAEAREHGFYAVCVNPVYVPLAAAELEGSGVKVATVCGFPLGATLSEQKAVEARLSVEAGADEVDMVIHIGAALEGDWDAVEADVRAVRRAIPDSVLKVIIETCYLDDEQKRAATEAAVLGGADLVKTSTGFGTGGATVEDVRLMAEVIAGRAGIKAAGGVRTPEDARLMIEAGATRLGTSGGVALVAGERTGAGY
- a CDS encoding OsmC family protein; the encoded protein is MKKTMHVTWLGEQRYVGVSESGHQLLIDNSPVKVGVSPMEALLGALATCTAYDIVEIMKKRRTPLTAYRIEVEGERAETAPKRYTRITVRHVASGEGLTEDALSKAAHLSHEKYCSVAATLNSEITLETRVE
- a CDS encoding peroxiredoxin, which gives rise to MTQAAPPLTPGELFPSFVLPDADGRTHRLGDYAGRYVVLYAYPKDDTPGCTKEACDFRDSALLKAHGAVILGVSRDDAGSHRAFGEKYGLPFPLLTDEDAAFLKLVGAYGPKNSFGKVTEGVRRATFLIGPDGRVVQVWPAVQVEGHADAVAAAIDADRQGRDA
- a CDS encoding rod shape-determining protein MreD; translation: MTRARLPSVSVGRPGRPVLYVLYALLLVVVQGALSRLLGGSPVPPPNLFLLTGVALVWRLRPQAALLAAYGVGLAQDVLGGGALGLHAAGVAGGVLLVLAVRRLVAGSGAIQAAVTVLAATVGQWLAFLILTYWLRSNLVTVETLIRTVPLAFLTTLIAYPLWERVVSWGLGPRAGSQRGLG
- a CDS encoding Maf family nucleotide pyrophosphatase, translated to MTPDVILASGSPRRRELLSNLGVPFRVVVSGADESSPETDPARLAGDLAALKAASVAREYPGSVIIAADTVVAADGALLGKPVDEAENRAFLRHLSGRTHQVYTGVTVVSPSGTAGGVERTDVTFRELTDAEINHYARTGEGLDKAGGYGIQGLGMALVARIEGDYSNVVGFPLGLVIRLLRGVGVTVWGEAAGVREVRGAL
- a CDS encoding peptidoglycan D,D-transpeptidase FtsI family protein, whose translation is MSRAGNALDRRSRLRRRAGGRRRTGEPSAAGALPVRLMALGFSLGLAVLGGRLFQLQVLQHDQYAVQSASNFQRDEVVRALRGEIRTRDGVLLATNRLAVDLVYTGRRHPEDSKEAIPAWDRIQAIAGVKPGDLVNGQPREPDPEKETETVLARNIPQDRLAALYEYTVLVPSLELRERVERVYPEGKMAAHLLGYVLEANKRQVEEEGYTVGDMVGVSGLEYSQQRVLAGVNGLRRREVTANGRPLTERVIDPGRQGQDVTLTIDSTLQQAAESVLREGLADVNRGRSLHGGRPDPYARGAVIAIDPRTNEVLAMASSPTFDPNWFSRVPGPDPAAKRWAVDPGRKDAALDAVTSNRVVQAYNPGSVFKLASTIAFVEKWGNFTTNCAPVYYFGRAAFRNWASYSLGPVDGRKAIAFSCNPWFYTSAVKAGPTAYSRQLKARATELGFRSPTGLELVGEKLGDVPDRDDYTTTEHPWYEGSGLNMSIGQGDVLVTPAQLISVMSTIINDGMKRPLTVLKAVGDEPVPRKPAVSVVRGGNTEIFKFVKEGMSWVTSIRTGTARHEVGPLLFPVRTGGKTGTAENGLSRRYNYAYTHAWYEGYGPLNNPNFAVVTFFQNGGEGSGPALKAAKKMFAARWCIKLDERGSALPLSAQQPCTGELDQMHKVYKIRAQREAAQKAKAAQEEE
- the mreC gene encoding rod shape-determining protein MreC yields the protein MRGFRELLLLYAALLLVSMVATRFQVVAPTALSAATAPITRVVLAVTDNVRRAYTNVVQERNLAGEVQSLRRQNDALTQRNELLAREVARLRQVVQIRSTLAPNAVGLAQVVAVDPSPLLARLTLNRGSGDGVRVRMPVIVPAGLVGQVVGVSGNRATVIGLVDPESSVGVTLEGSRGGRGLAVGLPPDRLRAQFSRSVPVKPGDVLVTSSLGGVYPVGIRVGTVERVLPLGPNDVNRTVIVRPAVDVGAVEDVTLLEGL